A genome region from Clostridium sp. JN-9 includes the following:
- a CDS encoding DUF5680 domain-containing protein gives MNFSEKLQLIRKSKGLTQEELADMLYVSRQAVAKWESGQAYPDIENLIRLSEVFLVTIDHLVKDDECQKKIVQVPANHYKIIEFLITAKRKTYAGKGAEVESSRPRSHDFQYRDGDLLYIDTYLGGEMFSGEEAVWVKDNPVYAMNYSGRVLSDDFSGDFLKAALSMVSEELPFRGPRLFQDKKFLYRCSVNGTSDWFQGYEEIYYCQNKVYECYFHGGTTK, from the coding sequence ATGAATTTTTCTGAAAAACTCCAGTTGATTCGCAAAAGCAAAGGACTTACTCAGGAAGAACTTGCAGATATGCTGTATGTATCTCGTCAGGCAGTTGCAAAGTGGGAGTCGGGGCAGGCATATCCTGATATTGAAAATCTGATACGTTTGAGTGAAGTTTTTCTTGTAACCATTGATCATTTAGTAAAAGATGATGAATGTCAGAAAAAAATAGTTCAAGTACCTGCAAACCACTATAAAATTATTGAGTTTCTCATTACAGCTAAAAGAAAGACATACGCTGGTAAAGGAGCAGAAGTCGAAAGTTCAAGACCGCGTTCTCATGATTTTCAGTATAGGGATGGAGATCTATTGTACATTGATACATATCTTGGCGGCGAAATGTTTTCCGGTGAAGAGGCTGTATGGGTGAAGGATAATCCTGTTTATGCAATGAATTACAGCGGGAGAGTTTTAAGCGATGACTTCAGCGGAGATTTTCTAAAAGCAGCGCTATCTATGGTATCAGAAGAACTGCCTTTTCGCGGACCTAGATTGTTTCAAGATAAAAAGTTTCTTTATCGGTGCTCCGTCAATGGAACTTCAGATTGGTTTCAGGGATATGAGGAAATCTATTATTGTCAGAATAAAGTTTATGAGTGCTATTTCCATGGTGGTACTACAAAATAA
- the hsp18 gene encoding heat shock protein Hsp18 codes for MFDLVPFRRNNNSLSRGDYFDEFMNNFFGDDFLAPVGFTGMGNGFKVDLKENEDSYMIEADLPGVNKDSINVEYKDNYLTVGSKREDNFEDNKDNYLRRERRYGEFKRCFYIDNVKEDQIKASFKDGVLKINLPKSEPGVNKSRKINIE; via the coding sequence ATGTTTGATTTAGTACCTTTTAGAAGAAATAATAATTCATTATCAAGAGGTGATTATTTTGATGAGTTTATGAATAACTTCTTTGGCGATGATTTTCTAGCTCCTGTAGGTTTTACAGGTATGGGTAATGGTTTTAAGGTAGATTTAAAGGAAAATGAAGATTCTTATATGATTGAAGCTGATTTACCTGGAGTAAATAAAGATTCAATAAATGTTGAATATAAAGATAATTATTTAACAGTTGGTTCAAAACGTGAAGATAACTTCGAAGATAACAAAGATAATTATCTTAGACGTGAAAGAAGATATGGAGAATTTAAGAGATGTTTTTATATAGATAATGTTAAGGAAGACCAAATAAAAGCATCATTTAAAGATGGAGTATTAAAAATCAATCTGCCAAAATCTGAACCAGGAGTTAATAAATCCAGAAAGATTAATATTGAATAA
- a CDS encoding NAD(P)/FAD-dependent oxidoreductase gives MFHKIIIIGAGASGIMAAITCKDFGEDAAIIEGQNRIGKKLLITGNGRCNISNINTKPSRYHSHNKDFFIPVLEAFNCRDTKEFFEGLGLPLTTLDDGKMYPMSLQASSVIDILRFSLDERSIPIYLNTNVIEIEKLSKGFKIITNSNEEFTCEKVILASGGTSASNTGSNGSGYRLAKKLGHEIITPIPALVQLKLNYDHLKALSGVKFNGFVEIYIDNNLKGKDFGEILFTDYGISGPPILQLSRIASLGVFNKSHVTIKLDLIPNLSDENLKDYLYNHFGIFSYRSVMDSFIGIINKKIIPILLKQAGVSDIHKPCMDLTWQEKSKIITLLKHWEFQVTDTNSFSNAQITAGGVNTKQVNSSTLESNIVKNLFFCGEVLDVDGDCGGFNLQWAWSSGFAAAKSACNK, from the coding sequence TTGTTCCATAAAATTATCATTATTGGTGCCGGAGCTTCTGGAATAATGGCAGCAATTACCTGCAAGGACTTTGGGGAAGACGCAGCTATTATTGAGGGACAAAACAGAATTGGCAAAAAACTTTTAATTACAGGGAATGGCAGGTGTAACATTTCCAATATTAACACCAAACCGTCCAGATACCATAGCCATAACAAAGATTTTTTCATACCTGTTTTAGAGGCCTTTAACTGCCGCGACACGAAGGAATTTTTTGAAGGCTTAGGATTACCTCTAACCACACTTGATGACGGCAAAATGTATCCTATGAGCTTACAAGCATCATCTGTAATTGATATACTTAGATTTTCATTAGATGAAAGATCAATTCCTATATATTTAAATACAAATGTAATTGAGATAGAAAAGTTAAGCAAAGGTTTTAAAATAATAACAAATTCTAATGAAGAATTCACCTGTGAAAAGGTTATTTTAGCTTCAGGAGGAACCTCAGCATCAAATACCGGCTCCAATGGCTCTGGATATAGACTTGCTAAAAAGTTAGGACACGAAATTATTACTCCAATACCAGCCCTGGTTCAGTTAAAATTAAATTATGACCATTTAAAAGCACTGTCAGGTGTTAAATTTAACGGATTTGTAGAAATATACATAGATAATAACCTAAAAGGTAAGGATTTTGGAGAAATCCTTTTTACTGACTACGGCATATCAGGTCCCCCTATTCTTCAATTGAGCAGAATTGCCTCTTTGGGAGTATTTAATAAAAGTCATGTTACAATAAAACTGGACTTAATACCAAATCTATCAGATGAAAATCTCAAAGATTATTTATATAACCATTTTGGTATATTCAGCTACAGATCTGTAATGGATTCCTTTATAGGTATAATAAATAAAAAAATAATCCCCATTCTTTTAAAGCAGGCTGGGGTTTCTGATATTCATAAGCCTTGTATGGATTTAACATGGCAGGAGAAGTCTAAAATTATTACATTGCTAAAGCATTGGGAATTTCAAGTTACAGACACTAATTCCTTTAGTAATGCTCAGATAACAGCTGGCGGTGTTAATACTAAACAGGTTAACAGTTCCACTTTGGAATCTAATATTGTGAAAAACTTATTTTTTTGTGGTGAAGTTCTGGACGTGGATGGAGACTGCGGTGGATTTAATCTTCAATGGGCATGGAGCTCAGGATTTGCTGCAGCAAAATCTGCCTGTAATAAATAA
- a CDS encoding pyruvate, water dikinase regulatory protein — protein MKIYAISDSIGETADQVARAAASQFSDVIEVERITYVNSFEEVNNFIKRVEDPKNTMVVSTIVLVDVREFLVQRCIEKGIHITNILGPCISMAARILNKVPDYKPGAILSMDDQYYKKIEAMEFAIQYDDSKDHSGIKNADVVLIGLSRTSKTPLCMYLANKGIKALNIPLMPEVPVPDELFNINRNKIIGLTIDPIQLMEIRKHRIDKLRAASHAIQYANAERVLDELDFADRLMRRLGCKIIDVTKRAIEDTAFIIMESIGQQ, from the coding sequence TTGAAGATTTATGCCATATCAGATTCTATTGGTGAGACCGCTGATCAAGTTGCAAGAGCAGCGGCCAGTCAGTTCAGCGACGTGATTGAGGTTGAAAGAATAACATATGTAAATAGTTTTGAAGAAGTTAATAACTTTATAAAGAGAGTAGAAGATCCTAAAAATACAATGGTGGTTTCTACTATTGTATTAGTTGATGTAAGAGAATTTTTAGTCCAAAGATGTATTGAAAAGGGAATTCATATAACTAATATATTAGGACCATGCATTAGTATGGCAGCAAGAATTTTAAATAAGGTCCCGGATTATAAGCCAGGGGCAATATTGAGCATGGATGATCAGTACTATAAAAAGATTGAAGCTATGGAGTTTGCCATTCAATATGATGATAGTAAGGATCATTCGGGTATTAAAAATGCAGATGTAGTATTAATTGGGCTGTCAAGAACATCAAAGACACCCCTTTGCATGTATTTGGCTAATAAGGGTATAAAAGCACTAAACATTCCTTTAATGCCTGAGGTACCTGTTCCTGATGAATTATTTAATATTAATAGAAATAAAATAATAGGATTAACGATAGATCCAATTCAGTTGATGGAAATCAGAAAGCATAGGATTGATAAGCTGAGGGCAGCATCTCATGCAATTCAATATGCAAATGCAGAAAGGGTTTTGGATGAACTGGATTTTGCGGATAGACTTATGAGAAGGTTAGGGTGTAAGATTATAGATGTAACAAAGAGAGCAATAGAGGACACAGCTTTTATAATAATGGAGAGTATTGGACAGCAGTAA
- the pgsA gene encoding CDP-diacylglycerol--glycerol-3-phosphate 3-phosphatidyltransferase, with the protein MNIPNALTLFRLFLVPVFVLVFFSNIQNNLIISVIIFLCAGLTDILDGYIARKYNLITKWGMVIDPLADKLMLVTVLTCLVIKSYIPLWILIIIAVKELSMVAAGIILYNRNIVIPSNEFGKITTIMFYISIFALTVNKTLGRYLIYLSVLGALITFINYLLIYLNGISSERI; encoded by the coding sequence ATGAATATACCCAATGCACTTACACTTTTTAGATTATTTTTAGTTCCAGTTTTTGTGCTTGTATTTTTTTCAAACATTCAAAATAACTTAATAATATCTGTAATTATATTTCTTTGTGCAGGCCTTACCGATATATTAGATGGTTATATTGCAAGAAAATATAATTTAATTACAAAATGGGGTATGGTAATTGATCCTTTAGCAGATAAATTAATGCTGGTTACAGTATTAACCTGTCTGGTTATTAAATCATATATACCACTATGGATTTTAATAATTATTGCAGTTAAGGAATTATCTATGGTTGCTGCAGGGATTATTTTATATAACAGGAATATAGTAATACCTTCAAATGAATTTGGTAAAATAACTACAATAATGTTTTATATATCTATATTTGCCTTAACAGTAAATAAAACCTTAGGCAGATATTTAATCTACCTGTCTGTACTTGGAGCTTTAATTACATTTATAAATTATCTTTTAATATATTTAAATGGAATATCCAGTGAAAGAATATAA
- a CDS encoding FAD-dependent protein encodes MKKYYDIVIIGAGPAGIFTALEVTKLNPKLSVLIVDKGRNIEKRSCPARTTGKCVNCKPCGITFGWSGAGAFSDGKLSLSPEVGGRILEYYSEDEAKKLIKYCDDIYLQFGANKTVYGLNNENVDKIKYEASKHNIRLIECAVRHLGTELAYEVLKKMYHHLMDNTNTEFFELTEVTNIIVGNNKVKGVVLNNKQGETTVEANYVVAAPGRGGAEWLADEAKKLKLLTTNNAVDIGVRVEVPNSIMDHLTKDLYEAKLVYYSDTFDNKVRTFCMNPGGVVSEEHYDGEIAVVNGHSYSEKELRTNNTNFAMLVSTTFTEPFNQPIDYGKYIAKLGNMLTGGPIMVQRLGDLLNGRRTDAARLKKSTTIPTLKSAVPGDLSFVLPQRHLTSIVEALKAFDKIAPGLYSKNTLLYGVEVKFYSSKFHTNKEFETPISNFYTIGDGAGITRGLMQASVTGVVVARSINKKES; translated from the coding sequence TTGAAAAAATATTATGATATAGTAATAATCGGTGCTGGTCCTGCTGGTATTTTTACAGCCCTTGAGGTTACAAAATTAAATCCTAAGCTTAGTGTTTTAATTGTTGATAAGGGAAGAAATATTGAAAAAAGAAGTTGTCCGGCCAGAACTACAGGTAAATGTGTAAATTGTAAGCCCTGCGGCATTACATTTGGATGGTCCGGAGCAGGTGCGTTCTCAGATGGCAAATTGTCGCTAAGCCCTGAGGTAGGCGGAAGAATATTAGAGTACTACTCTGAAGATGAAGCTAAAAAGTTAATAAAATATTGTGATGATATATATCTTCAATTTGGGGCAAATAAAACTGTATATGGATTAAACAACGAAAATGTTGATAAAATAAAATATGAAGCAAGTAAGCACAATATACGCCTTATTGAATGTGCTGTGAGACACTTGGGAACAGAACTTGCTTATGAAGTTTTAAAAAAGATGTATCACCATCTAATGGATAATACAAATACTGAATTTTTCGAGTTAACTGAGGTTACAAATATAATAGTGGGAAATAACAAAGTCAAAGGTGTAGTTTTAAATAACAAACAGGGTGAAACTACAGTTGAAGCTAATTATGTTGTTGCAGCGCCAGGCAGAGGCGGAGCAGAATGGTTAGCAGATGAGGCAAAAAAGCTAAAGCTTTTAACCACCAATAATGCAGTAGATATTGGGGTGAGAGTTGAAGTCCCAAATTCAATTATGGATCATTTAACTAAAGATTTATATGAAGCAAAACTGGTTTATTATTCGGATACTTTTGATAACAAAGTAAGGACATTTTGTATGAACCCTGGCGGAGTTGTTTCAGAAGAACACTACGATGGGGAAATAGCTGTGGTTAATGGACATAGTTATTCTGAAAAAGAGCTGAGAACAAATAATACTAATTTTGCAATGCTGGTTTCTACTACATTTACTGAGCCTTTTAATCAGCCAATTGATTATGGTAAATATATAGCTAAGCTTGGAAATATGCTTACAGGTGGACCTATTATGGTGCAAAGATTAGGAGATTTATTAAATGGAAGGAGAACAGATGCAGCAAGACTTAAAAAATCAACTACAATACCTACACTTAAGTCAGCAGTTCCGGGAGATTTAAGTTTTGTGCTTCCTCAAAGACATCTGACTTCCATAGTAGAGGCACTTAAGGCTTTTGATAAAATAGCTCCTGGCCTTTATAGCAAGAATACTTTATTATATGGTGTTGAGGTTAAGTTCTATTCTAGTAAGTTCCACACCAATAAGGAATTTGAAACACCTATAAGTAATTTTTATACTATAGGAGATGGTGCCGGTATAACCAGAGGATTAATGCAGGCATCTGTAACTGGTGTTGTAGTGGCTAGAAGCATAAATAAAAAGGAAAGCTGA
- a CDS encoding CoA-binding protein, whose product MEASEFLNFKNWAVAGDITNPEKYAHRIFKSLEKAGFKAYGVNPRANNDNVYKSLKDISQKVDVVDLCISPKIGIDIIKQAHDIGIKYILIQPGAESDNILSYCEDKGIIGIEGCALVELSKYNK is encoded by the coding sequence ATGGAAGCTTCGGAATTTCTGAATTTTAAAAACTGGGCAGTTGCCGGAGACATAACTAACCCTGAAAAATATGCACATAGAATATTTAAATCCCTTGAAAAAGCAGGTTTTAAAGCCTATGGGGTGAATCCAAGAGCAAATAATGATAATGTGTATAAATCACTAAAAGATATTTCACAAAAAGTTGATGTGGTTGATTTATGTATAAGCCCAAAGATAGGAATTGATATAATAAAACAGGCACATGATATTGGAATAAAGTATATTTTAATTCAGCCTGGTGCAGAAAGTGATAACATATTGTCATATTGTGAAGATAAAGGTATTATAGGAATTGAAGGATGTGCCCTGGTAGAACTTTCGAAATATAATAAATAG
- a CDS encoding acyl-ACP thioesterase domain-containing protein, translating to MSGKVTTKEYEIHYYEIDYKKRLLLTSLMNFFNDIVNHQSEDFNVGIDYMAERKKTWVLYKWSINIKRYPLLEEIIRIKTVPSSFNKFFGYRKYEVYDSKDDLIMTADSVWFLIDIEKRKPIRISDDMYLAYGISKDDNADVKIKKIKSPEQTQYEKTFNVRYSDIDTNKHVNNVNYVAWALETVPKEIVLDHSLNNIIVTYEKETTYGDIVKSKVQVIDNQDGTILCKHKIEGNNGTELTIMETNWTSNK from the coding sequence ATGAGCGGTAAAGTAACAACTAAGGAATATGAGATACATTATTATGAAATCGATTATAAAAAGAGACTTTTACTTACAAGTTTAATGAATTTCTTCAATGATATAGTAAATCATCAAAGTGAAGATTTTAATGTTGGTATTGATTATATGGCAGAACGCAAGAAAACATGGGTATTATATAAATGGAGCATAAATATAAAAAGGTATCCTCTTCTGGAAGAAATAATAAGAATAAAAACTGTTCCAAGTTCATTTAATAAGTTTTTTGGTTATAGAAAATATGAGGTATATGATTCAAAGGACGATTTAATTATGACTGCTGATTCAGTCTGGTTTTTAATTGACATTGAAAAAAGAAAACCCATTAGAATTTCAGATGATATGTATTTGGCTTATGGCATTTCAAAAGATGACAATGCAGATGTAAAAATTAAAAAAATAAAGTCACCGGAACAAACACAATATGAAAAGACATTTAATGTCAGATACAGCGATATTGATACAAATAAGCATGTAAATAATGTTAATTATGTGGCCTGGGCATTGGAAACCGTACCAAAGGAAATCGTATTGGACCATTCTTTAAACAATATAATAGTTACATACGAAAAAGAGACAACCTATGGAGATATTGTAAAGTCAAAGGTACAGGTTATAGATAACCAGGATGGAACTATTTTATGCAAACATAAAATAGAAGGCAATAATGGTACTGAGCTAACCATAATGGAAACAAATTGGACAAGTAATAAATAA
- a CDS encoding adenylosuccinate synthase codes for MSSLIVLGAQWGDEGKGKMTDYLAENADVVVRFQGGNNAGHTVEVGDKQYKLHLVPSGILYKDKLNILGNGVVLDPKALFEEIKYLQGLGVSVTPENLIISDRAQLIMPYHKVMDGIKERARGKRDIGTTGKGIGPCYTDKMERSGIRVCDLMHKEVFKEKLSINIEDKNNIICKVYNEEPLSFDKIYNDYMEYADMLRPFVKDSSVIVYNKIKENKKVLFEGAQGTLLDIDYGTYPYVTSSSTIAGGVCIGAGIGPTMVTNAVGIAKAYTTRVGKGPFVTELLDETGDWIREKGHEFGVTTGRARRCGWLDLVILKTSARVSGLTSFAVTKIDTLAGLDKIKVCVGYKFKGQIIDYVPASLEDIALCEPVFEEFQGWDESILNARSFDELPDNAKKYIKKIEEFTGTRVSIVSVGPRRDQTMKISKL; via the coding sequence ATGTCATCATTAATAGTATTAGGAGCTCAATGGGGCGACGAAGGTAAAGGTAAAATGACTGATTACCTGGCAGAAAATGCCGATGTAGTTGTCAGATTTCAAGGTGGTAATAATGCTGGTCATACAGTTGAAGTAGGAGATAAACAATATAAGCTTCATTTGGTACCATCAGGTATATTGTATAAGGATAAGCTGAATATATTAGGAAATGGTGTAGTATTAGATCCTAAAGCTTTATTTGAAGAGATAAAATACTTACAGGGTCTTGGAGTATCCGTTACTCCGGAAAACTTAATAATAAGTGACAGAGCTCAATTGATAATGCCATATCACAAAGTTATGGATGGTATAAAGGAAAGAGCAAGAGGAAAAAGAGATATAGGAACTACCGGTAAGGGAATAGGACCATGCTATACAGATAAAATGGAGAGAAGCGGAATTAGAGTATGCGACTTAATGCATAAAGAAGTATTTAAGGAAAAGCTTTCTATAAACATTGAAGATAAAAATAATATTATATGCAAGGTGTACAATGAAGAACCTTTAAGTTTTGATAAAATTTATAATGATTATATGGAATATGCTGATATGCTAAGGCCTTTTGTTAAGGACTCATCAGTAATAGTTTATAATAAAATAAAAGAAAATAAAAAGGTATTATTTGAAGGCGCCCAGGGAACTCTATTAGATATAGACTATGGCACTTATCCCTATGTTACATCATCAAGCACCATAGCAGGTGGAGTATGCATAGGAGCTGGTATAGGACCAACAATGGTTACAAATGCTGTTGGTATTGCAAAGGCATATACTACAAGAGTAGGAAAGGGACCTTTTGTTACTGAACTTTTAGATGAAACTGGTGATTGGATAAGAGAAAAAGGACATGAATTTGGAGTAACAACAGGAAGAGCAAGAAGATGCGGATGGCTTGACCTTGTTATTTTAAAGACTTCAGCAAGAGTGTCTGGATTAACAAGTTTTGCTGTTACTAAAATAGATACCTTAGCAGGTCTTGATAAGATAAAGGTATGTGTTGGATACAAATTTAAGGGTCAGATAATTGATTATGTTCCAGCTAGTCTTGAAGATATAGCTTTATGCGAACCCGTTTTTGAAGAATTTCAGGGATGGGATGAAAGTATACTTAATGCAAGAAGCTTTGATGAGCTTCCAGATAACGCCAAAAAATATATTAAAAAGATAGAGGAATTTACAGGAACCAGAGTATCAATAGTTTCAGTGGGCCCAAGAAGAGATCAGACAATGAAGATATCAAAATTATAG
- a CDS encoding IS1182 family transposase gives MRKYINSHKNYTLYRGNYQLKLPLNIEYMIPNNDSVRLLSQFVEEMDLTDLYSTYSRIRENQATPRQMLKIVLYSYMNHNYSSRAMELSCKRDVNFMYLLEGSPAPDHSTFARFRSIHFAPCSETIMAEMSNFLYEIGEISGDTIFIDGTKIEACANKYTFVWKKAVSKNLERLLSKLADFVAECEKLYGIKLVYENKVKMKHVKKLRKKLYALKKEENIEFVHGCGKRKTPIQRSIEKLEEYLRKLKEYTQKIHTCGKRNSYSKTDKDATFMRMKEDAMKNGQLKPGYNVQNGVDSQYIVWVTVCDKPGDTTTLIPFIKSMENSLYFKYFKIDADSGYESEENYLYIKENGQLSYIKPANYEISKTRKYKHDISRIENMDYTELGDYYTCKNNKKLTVNKIVKRKSKTGYISEKTIYTCEDCSNCVYKSKCIRGHNCKTPLEERVKNLETSKLFNMLRKEDLERIISDDGCELRMNRSIQAEGSFGEIKQDMGFRRYLCKGKKNVLAESILLAMAHNINKLHNKIQLDRTETHLFPLKKGA, from the coding sequence ATGAGAAAATACATTAATTCACACAAAAATTATACTTTATATCGTGGAAATTATCAATTAAAACTTCCATTAAATATTGAGTACATGATTCCCAATAATGATTCAGTGCGTTTGCTAAGTCAATTTGTAGAGGAGATGGATTTAACAGATTTATATTCGACTTATTCCCGAATAAGGGAAAATCAGGCTACGCCACGTCAGATGCTGAAGATTGTACTTTACTCCTATATGAATCATAATTATTCATCAAGAGCAATGGAGCTATCCTGCAAAAGAGATGTAAATTTCATGTACCTTTTAGAAGGTTCACCAGCACCAGATCATTCTACTTTTGCAAGATTTCGTAGTATTCATTTTGCCCCGTGCTCAGAAACAATAATGGCTGAAATGTCAAATTTTCTTTATGAGATTGGAGAAATATCAGGAGATACTATATTTATTGATGGTACAAAGATAGAGGCATGTGCTAACAAGTATACTTTCGTCTGGAAAAAAGCAGTTTCAAAAAACCTGGAGAGATTACTTTCTAAATTAGCTGATTTTGTAGCCGAATGTGAGAAATTGTATGGAATAAAGCTTGTATACGAAAACAAAGTAAAAATGAAACATGTAAAAAAGCTACGCAAAAAGCTTTACGCCTTGAAAAAGGAAGAAAATATTGAATTTGTACATGGATGTGGTAAAAGGAAAACTCCTATTCAACGTTCTATTGAAAAACTTGAGGAATACCTTAGAAAGTTAAAAGAATATACACAGAAAATCCATACCTGCGGTAAACGTAATAGCTATTCCAAGACAGATAAAGATGCAACCTTTATGAGGATGAAAGAGGATGCTATGAAAAATGGTCAGTTAAAACCAGGTTACAATGTTCAGAATGGAGTAGATTCCCAATATATAGTATGGGTTACTGTTTGCGATAAGCCTGGGGACACAACAACATTGATTCCATTTATAAAAAGCATGGAGAATTCCTTGTACTTTAAGTATTTTAAAATTGATGCGGATTCAGGTTACGAGAGTGAAGAAAATTATCTTTATATCAAAGAAAATGGACAGCTATCATATATTAAACCAGCAAATTATGAAATATCAAAAACAAGAAAATATAAACATGATATAAGCAGAATAGAAAACATGGATTATACTGAATTGGGCGATTATTATACTTGCAAAAATAATAAGAAACTAACAGTAAATAAAATAGTAAAAAGGAAAAGTAAGACTGGCTATATAAGTGAAAAAACAATCTATACTTGTGAGGACTGCAGTAACTGTGTTTACAAGAGTAAATGCATAAGAGGACATAACTGTAAAACGCCATTAGAAGAAAGGGTTAAAAATCTTGAGACTTCAAAACTATTCAACATGCTTCGCAAAGAGGATCTTGAAAGAATTATAAGTGATGATGGTTGCGAGTTGAGAATGAATCGAAGTATTCAAGCCGAAGGCTCTTTTGGAGAGATAAAACAGGATATGGGATTTCGTAGATATCTATGCAAAGGTAAAAAGAATGTTTTGGCAGAAAGTATTTTGTTAGCAATGGCACATAATATAAATAAGCTACATAATAAAATTCAGTTAGATAGAACTGAAACGCATCTTTTTCCACTTAAAAAAGGTGCATAA
- a CDS encoding DUF1858 domain-containing protein has product MKITKEMTIGEIVRNFPNSAETLMEFGMGCIGCPASQAETLEEAAMVHGMNIEELLQALNK; this is encoded by the coding sequence ATGAAAATTACCAAGGAAATGACAATAGGTGAAATAGTGAGAAATTTCCCTAATTCAGCTGAAACTCTAATGGAATTTGGAATGGGATGCATAGGATGTCCAGCTTCACAGGCTGAAACATTAGAAGAAGCTGCTATGGTACATGGAATGAATATAGAGGAATTACTACAGGCATTAAATAAGTAA
- the lepB gene encoding signal peptidase I, producing the protein MKNLKYYIIQLVITLLIAIIVSLIITVPKVEGTSMNPTLNESNLSNDRIIVEKISTMRHDLKRGEVVIFKPYRNNNTLYIKRIIGLPNDIIEIKNNFVYINGIKLNESYLKPNTLTDPKMEVHVPDDCIFVLGDNRSVSKDSRLLGCIPIENVVGHAMFKFNIKNLQFGSLDTYKAP; encoded by the coding sequence ATGAAAAACTTAAAATACTATATAATTCAATTAGTCATCACTTTGCTCATTGCAATTATTGTTTCATTAATAATTACAGTTCCTAAAGTTGAAGGGACATCAATGAATCCTACATTGAATGAATCAAATTTATCTAATGATAGGATTATAGTTGAAAAAATAAGCACTATGAGACATGATTTAAAAAGAGGTGAAGTTGTTATTTTTAAGCCCTATAGAAATAACAATACTTTGTATATAAAAAGAATCATCGGACTCCCTAATGACATTATTGAAATTAAAAATAATTTTGTTTATATAAATGGTATTAAGCTGAATGAAAGCTATTTAAAACCTAATACTTTAACAGATCCCAAAATGGAAGTACATGTGCCTGACGATTGTATTTTTGTTTTAGGCGATAATAGAAGTGTTAGTAAAGACAGCAGACTTTTAGGATGTATCCCCATAGAAAATGTTGTTGGCCATGCCATGTTTAAATTTAATATAAAAAATCTGCAGTTTGGGAGTTTAGATACATATAAAGCCCCATAA